A section of the Verrucomicrobiota bacterium genome encodes:
- a CDS encoding methylated-DNA--[protein]-cysteine S-methyltransferase, producing the protein MITADGVFKAHYSTRGLARLEFPSSHQQDKVRVATVNSVPAPVRRWHVVTIEALKLALAGRTPKKLPRLDLSSGTAFQQQVWNALRQIAAGKTRSYGDIARFIGKPKAVRAVGGACGANPIPVFVPCHRVLAANHRLGGFSGGLDWKRKLLAREGVRFENGQLDMIAA; encoded by the coding sequence ATCATCACGGCGGACGGCGTATTCAAGGCGCATTATTCTACGCGGGGACTGGCACGACTGGAATTTCCTTCCAGCCATCAACAAGACAAAGTGCGAGTTGCAACGGTTAATTCGGTGCCCGCCCCGGTGCGTCGCTGGCACGTCGTCACAATCGAAGCGTTGAAACTAGCTCTGGCTGGAAGGACACCGAAAAAGCTGCCGCGCCTCGACCTTTCAAGCGGGACCGCGTTTCAGCAGCAGGTGTGGAATGCGCTGCGCCAGATTGCGGCGGGAAAAACGCGCAGCTACGGCGACATCGCGCGCTTCATCGGAAAACCCAAAGCAGTGCGCGCCGTGGGTGGCGCGTGCGGCGCAAATCCGATTCCAGTATTCGTGCCGTGCCATCGCGTGCTGGCGGCCAATCACCGGCTCGGTGGTTTTTCCGGCGGTTTGGACTGGAAGCGAAAGTTGCTCGCGCGGGAAGGAGTCCGCTTTGAAAACGGGCAACTCGATATGATAGCTGCGTAA